In Candidatus Eisenbacteria bacterium, the following are encoded in one genomic region:
- a CDS encoding hemerythrin domain-containing protein codes for MTGDPIQRLLDEHAGLLARLEGLRRAVRELGERGDAALPEMLPVLREASDVMDTELLAHSRREDEVLFEVVAEELGGAWGPGLMMREEHRDIHGNADRFRDTLRELKQVEHPAVEAGIARLHEQLGAGAAAATLCRTGAELLAMIEAHFSKEEELLFPIARAELSADKLREVARRMDELDA; via the coding sequence GTGACCGGCGATCCCATCCAGCGACTGCTCGACGAACACGCCGGGCTCCTGGCCCGGCTCGAGGGGTTGCGCCGCGCGGTGCGCGAGCTGGGCGAGCGCGGCGACGCGGCGCTGCCCGAAATGCTGCCGGTGTTGCGCGAGGCGAGCGACGTGATGGACACCGAACTGCTCGCGCACTCACGGCGCGAGGACGAGGTGCTCTTCGAAGTGGTGGCGGAGGAGCTCGGCGGCGCCTGGGGCCCGGGCCTGATGATGCGCGAGGAGCACCGCGACATTCACGGCAACGCGGACCGTTTTCGCGACACCCTGCGCGAGCTGAAGCAGGTCGAGCACCCGGCCGTCGAGGCCGGCATCGCGAGGCTGCACGAGCAGCTGGGAGCGGGCGCGGCCGCCGCCACCCTGTGCCGGACCGGCGCCGAGCTGCTGGCCATGATCGAGGCGCACTTCAGCAAGGAGGAGGAGCTCCTGTTCCCGATCGCGCGTGCCGAGTTGTCGGCGGACAAGCTCCGCGAGGTCGCGCGGCGGATGGACGAGCTGGACGCATGA
- a CDS encoding DinB family protein: MTQAAPLETVAGQFGAAVDMLENAIVACPDEHWGDADDWHAFWYLASHTLFWLDRDLSDVPERHPPPAPFGLEELDPNGLLPPRVHTRAELLAVLAGVRSRLRAVFAGFTAAQAARPSTFRPGTDFTMLEQHLYCLRHVQHHVGQLQLLLRQAGVTPPRWVSRGTR, translated from the coding sequence ATGACGCAAGCCGCGCCGCTGGAGACCGTCGCGGGACAGTTCGGCGCCGCGGTGGACATGCTCGAGAACGCGATCGTCGCCTGCCCCGACGAACACTGGGGCGACGCGGATGACTGGCACGCCTTCTGGTACCTCGCCTCACACACGCTTTTCTGGCTCGACCGCGATCTGTCCGACGTGCCCGAACGGCACCCGCCGCCGGCGCCATTCGGGCTCGAGGAGCTGGATCCGAACGGCCTGCTGCCGCCACGCGTCCACACCCGGGCCGAACTTCTCGCGGTGCTGGCGGGGGTCCGCTCGAGGCTCCGAGCGGTGTTCGCCGGGTTCACGGCCGCGCAGGCGGCGCGGCCGAGCACGTTCCGCCCCGGCACGGATTTCACCATGCTCGAGCAGCATCTCTACTGCCTGCGGCACGTGCAGCACCATGTCGGGCAGCTGCAATTGCTGCTCCGGCAGGCGGGTGTCACGCCACCTCGCTGGGTGAGCCGGGGAACGCGGTAG
- the alaS gene encoding alanine--tRNA ligase: MSQHATLKTGAQLRRAFLDFFVQRGHTEVPSSPLVPYGDPTLMFTTAGMVQFKPYYSARDVPYTRATSVQKSLRLTDLDNVGLTPRHDTFFEMLGNFSFGPKAKGAYFKEDATAYAWEFVTKVLDLPADRLHVSIFGGEPGVPRDDEAAALWRKLGVRPDHVVALGRKDNFWGPAGGAGACGPCSEIYFDLGEKRPDYLPDGAFWGEAAGDPGDRFMEFWNLVFPQFDARPDGTLAPLENPGIDTGMGIERLALILQGKSTIFETDLFAPLVDSVLSQARRIADRKAATRDARIIADHVRALAFAIAEGALPGNEGAGYVLRRLLRRAVTRGRSRHGLALDENFLAAAAERAIGQFGGHYAELVTQRDRILRVLDQEESGFGRTYEAGMSRLEELLGKGAKRVAGADAFLLHDTYGFPIELTEELAAARGVEVDRDGFEAAMEEQRARARAASRFVAAEQANRAPWTVVRTGPDSEFLGYETTTTDGVLVTRWREREVGLEVVLDRTPCYAESGGQVADRGLLAGGGARASLVHVYKEDDAIVHRLTLESGDRQALLAASAAGALSAIVDPAHRRPVLRHHTATHLLHAALRTVLGGHVHQAGSLVAPDRLRFDYSHFEAPADEQLERVAKRVNDWVLADREVGWRVMPIDEAKAQGAMALFGEKYGAEVRMVTVAGVPEAGIEPSRELCGGTHVARTGEIGAFVLTGEQAIASGVRRIEAMCGSEALAWLHAQQATLAEAARALQAPVATVPAQIEKLKAEIAALRKAQAESSRQGLEAEFEKLASSATAAPGGRWVVAELAAGGDTKAVSEAANKLRERLGRGAAVLALQNEGKLTFLAAVSDDLVAEKKLNASELVKAVAQVTGGSGGGKPHLALAGGKDASRLADALEEARRRLSGALAS; the protein is encoded by the coding sequence ATGTCCCAGCACGCCACGCTCAAGACCGGCGCCCAGTTGCGCCGGGCCTTCCTCGACTTCTTCGTCCAGCGCGGGCACACCGAGGTGCCCTCCAGCCCGCTCGTGCCCTACGGCGACCCGACGCTCATGTTCACGACCGCCGGGATGGTGCAGTTCAAGCCGTACTACTCGGCCCGCGACGTGCCGTACACGCGCGCGACCTCGGTGCAGAAGAGCCTGCGCCTGACCGACCTCGACAACGTCGGCCTCACGCCGCGCCACGACACGTTCTTCGAGATGCTGGGCAACTTCTCGTTCGGTCCGAAGGCGAAGGGCGCGTACTTCAAGGAGGACGCGACCGCGTACGCGTGGGAGTTCGTGACGAAGGTGCTGGACCTGCCGGCGGACCGCCTGCACGTCTCCATCTTCGGCGGCGAACCGGGCGTGCCGCGCGACGACGAGGCCGCGGCGTTGTGGCGCAAGCTCGGAGTCCGGCCGGACCACGTCGTCGCGCTGGGGCGGAAGGACAACTTCTGGGGGCCGGCGGGCGGCGCGGGCGCGTGCGGGCCGTGCAGCGAAATCTACTTCGACCTCGGCGAGAAGCGCCCCGACTACCTGCCGGACGGCGCGTTCTGGGGCGAGGCCGCGGGCGATCCCGGCGACCGGTTCATGGAGTTCTGGAACCTGGTCTTCCCGCAGTTCGACGCGCGGCCCGACGGCACGCTCGCGCCGCTCGAGAACCCGGGCATCGACACCGGCATGGGCATCGAGCGGCTCGCGCTCATCCTGCAGGGAAAGAGCACGATCTTCGAGACCGATCTGTTCGCGCCGCTCGTGGACTCGGTGCTCTCGCAGGCGCGGCGCATCGCCGACCGCAAGGCGGCGACGCGCGACGCGCGCATCATCGCCGACCACGTGCGCGCTCTGGCGTTCGCGATCGCCGAGGGCGCGCTGCCCGGCAACGAGGGCGCCGGCTACGTGCTGCGCCGGCTGCTGCGGCGCGCGGTGACGCGCGGCCGTTCGCGGCACGGGCTCGCATTGGACGAGAACTTCCTCGCCGCCGCGGCCGAGCGCGCGATCGGGCAGTTCGGCGGCCACTACGCCGAGCTGGTCACGCAGCGCGACCGGATCCTGCGCGTCCTCGACCAGGAGGAGAGCGGCTTCGGCAGGACCTACGAGGCCGGCATGTCACGGCTCGAGGAGTTGCTCGGCAAGGGCGCGAAGCGCGTCGCCGGCGCCGATGCGTTCCTGCTCCACGACACCTACGGCTTCCCGATCGAGCTGACCGAGGAGCTGGCGGCGGCCCGCGGCGTCGAAGTGGACCGCGACGGCTTCGAGGCCGCGATGGAGGAGCAGCGCGCGCGCGCACGCGCGGCGAGCAGGTTCGTTGCGGCCGAGCAGGCGAACCGCGCGCCGTGGACGGTCGTGCGGACGGGCCCGGACTCGGAGTTCCTCGGCTACGAAACGACCACCACCGACGGCGTGCTCGTCACGCGCTGGCGCGAGCGCGAGGTCGGCCTCGAGGTCGTGCTCGACCGCACACCCTGCTACGCCGAGTCCGGCGGCCAGGTCGCCGACCGCGGCCTGCTCGCGGGCGGCGGCGCGCGTGCCTCGCTCGTGCACGTCTACAAGGAGGACGACGCCATCGTCCACCGCCTGACGCTCGAGTCCGGCGACCGCCAGGCGCTGCTGGCCGCGAGCGCCGCGGGCGCGCTGTCGGCGATCGTGGATCCGGCGCACCGCCGGCCGGTGCTGCGTCACCACACGGCGACGCACCTGCTGCACGCGGCGCTGCGCACCGTCCTGGGCGGGCACGTCCACCAGGCCGGCTCGCTGGTCGCGCCCGACCGGCTGCGCTTCGACTACTCGCATTTCGAGGCGCCGGCCGACGAACAGCTCGAGCGCGTCGCGAAGCGCGTCAACGACTGGGTGCTCGCGGACCGCGAGGTGGGCTGGCGTGTGATGCCGATTGACGAAGCGAAGGCGCAGGGCGCGATGGCGCTGTTCGGCGAGAAGTACGGCGCCGAGGTGCGCATGGTGACCGTCGCGGGCGTCCCCGAAGCCGGCATCGAGCCGAGCCGCGAGCTGTGCGGCGGCACGCACGTCGCGCGCACGGGCGAGATCGGCGCGTTCGTGCTGACCGGCGAGCAGGCGATCGCCAGCGGCGTGCGGCGGATCGAGGCGATGTGCGGGAGCGAGGCGCTGGCGTGGCTGCACGCCCAGCAGGCGACGCTCGCCGAAGCGGCGCGCGCGCTGCAGGCGCCGGTCGCGACGGTTCCGGCGCAGATCGAGAAGCTCAAGGCCGAGATCGCGGCGCTGCGCAAGGCGCAGGCCGAGAGCAGCCGCCAGGGGCTCGAAGCCGAGTTCGAGAAGCTGGCCTCCTCGGCGACCGCCGCGCCCGGCGGGCGCTGGGTCGTGGCCGAGCTCGCGGCCGGCGGCGACACGAAGGCGGTGAGCGAGGCCGCGAACAAGCTGCGCGAGCGGCTCGGCCGCGGCGCGGCGGTGCTGGCGCTGCAGAACGAGGGCAAGCTCACCTTCCTCGCGGCCGTCAGCGACGATCTCGTGGCCGAGAAGAAGCTCAACGCCTCCGAACTCGTCAAGGCGGTCGCGCAGGTGACCGGCGGCTCGGGCGGCGGCAAGCCGCACCTGGCGCTCGCCGGCGGCAAGGACGCGAGCCGCCTGGCGGACGCCCTCGAGGAGGCGCGCCGGCGCCTGTCCGGGGCGCTCGCGTCGTGA
- a CDS encoding glucose-1-phosphate thymidylyltransferase, producing the protein MKALVLAGGRGTRLRPITHTRAKQLVPVANKPVLHFGLESIAAAGIREVGIVVSDPRELLQPDHRTGEMVTVLVNSQAEIRADVGDGSRFGLQVTYIEQEAPLGLAHAVKIAEPFMAGDSFVMYLGDNLIKDGVTPFVREFEAEKPDAQILLAKVDRPWEFGVAELEGERVVRLEEKPKQPRSDLALVGVYLFTSSIFDAVRAIRPSARGELEITDAIQHLISTGRNVRSHVIQGWWKDTGRVEDLLEANRIVLADLPTRIEGSVDAATQIEGPVAIGPGTTVERSRLRGPLVIGANARVADSYVGPFTALGDGVQLSHCEIEHSIVLDRSELRGIAGRIESSLIGRDVVVTTREARPSAHRLMLGDSSRVELA; encoded by the coding sequence GTGAAGGCCCTGGTCCTTGCGGGCGGTCGCGGCACGCGGCTGCGGCCGATCACGCACACGCGCGCGAAGCAACTGGTGCCGGTCGCGAACAAGCCGGTGCTGCATTTCGGACTCGAGTCCATCGCCGCTGCGGGCATCCGCGAGGTTGGCATCGTCGTCAGCGATCCGCGCGAGCTGCTGCAGCCCGACCACCGGACCGGAGAAATGGTGACCGTGCTGGTCAACTCGCAGGCCGAGATCCGGGCCGACGTGGGCGACGGCTCGCGCTTCGGCCTGCAGGTCACCTACATCGAGCAGGAGGCGCCGCTCGGGCTGGCGCACGCGGTCAAGATCGCCGAGCCGTTCATGGCCGGCGACTCGTTCGTGATGTACCTGGGCGACAACCTCATCAAGGACGGCGTGACGCCGTTCGTGCGCGAGTTCGAAGCCGAAAAGCCCGACGCGCAGATCCTGCTCGCGAAGGTGGACCGGCCGTGGGAGTTCGGGGTCGCCGAGCTCGAGGGCGAGCGCGTCGTGCGGCTCGAGGAAAAGCCGAAGCAGCCGCGCAGCGACCTTGCGCTGGTCGGCGTGTACCTCTTCACCTCGTCCATCTTCGACGCGGTGCGCGCGATCCGGCCGTCGGCCCGCGGCGAGCTCGAGATCACCGACGCGATCCAGCACCTCATCTCGACCGGCCGGAACGTGCGCTCGCACGTCATCCAGGGCTGGTGGAAGGACACCGGCCGGGTCGAGGACCTGCTCGAGGCGAACCGCATCGTGCTCGCCGACCTGCCGACGCGCATCGAGGGATCGGTGGACGCGGCGACGCAGATCGAGGGTCCGGTGGCGATCGGCCCGGGCACGACCGTCGAACGCTCGCGCCTGCGCGGGCCGCTGGTGATCGGCGCGAACGCGCGCGTCGCCGACAGCTACGTGGGGCCGTTCACCGCGCTCGGCGACGGCGTGCAGCTCTCGCATTGCGAGATCGAGCACTCGATCGTGCTCGACCGCAGCGAGCTGCGCGGGATCGCCGGGCGCATCGAGTCGAGCCTCATCGGCCGCGACGTCGTGGTCACGACGCGCGAGGCGCGCCCGAGCGCCCACCGGCTGATGCTCGGCGATTCGAGCCGGGTGGAGCTGGCGTGA
- the rfbD gene encoding dTDP-4-dehydrorhamnose reductase, translated as MLGHALVPRLEAAGHEVTAVRHPQDTGPLPAPPASGAQRETRPIDITDGEALLAAAVGARPDWVVHLAAWTDVDGCESDPERAMRVNGLGSRNAARAAAAVNAPVLAMSTDYVFDGSAGAPRRESDPVAPLGAYGRSKLAGEQAVRETGERHIVARTSWLYGGGGRNFVDTILARARGGQPLAVVNDQHGSPTWTADLADGLLALIERGEFGTFHVTGSGACTWHELAVAACEVAGVPAEIRAISSAQLGRPAPRPAYSVLDNGRFEHVTGRRMPHWRDALERYLRA; from the coding sequence ATGCTCGGGCACGCGCTGGTGCCGAGGCTCGAGGCCGCCGGCCACGAAGTGACGGCGGTGCGCCATCCGCAGGACACCGGCCCGCTGCCGGCGCCGCCCGCCTCGGGAGCGCAGCGCGAGACGCGGCCGATCGACATCACCGACGGCGAGGCGCTGCTGGCCGCGGCGGTCGGGGCGCGGCCCGACTGGGTCGTGCACCTGGCGGCGTGGACGGACGTGGACGGCTGCGAGTCCGACCCGGAGCGGGCGATGCGCGTCAACGGCCTCGGCTCGCGCAACGCCGCGCGCGCGGCGGCGGCCGTGAACGCGCCGGTGCTGGCCATGAGCACCGACTACGTCTTCGACGGCTCGGCCGGCGCGCCGCGGCGCGAGAGCGACCCGGTGGCGCCGCTCGGCGCCTACGGCCGCTCGAAGCTCGCCGGCGAGCAGGCGGTGCGCGAGACGGGAGAGCGGCACATCGTCGCGCGCACGTCGTGGCTTTACGGCGGCGGCGGCAGGAACTTCGTGGACACGATCCTGGCGCGCGCGCGCGGCGGACAGCCGCTGGCGGTGGTCAACGACCAGCACGGCTCGCCGACCTGGACGGCGGATCTTGCCGACGGCCTGCTGGCGCTGATCGAACGCGGCGAGTTCGGCACCTTCCACGTCACCGGCTCGGGCGCGTGCACCTGGCACGAACTCGCGGTGGCCGCCTGCGAGGTCGCGGGTGTGCCGGCGGAGATCCGGGCCATCAGCAGCGCGCAGCTCGGCCGGCCCGCTCCGCGCCCTGCGTATTCGGTTCTCGACAACGGGCGTTTCGAACACGTCACCGGACGCCGCATGCCGCACTGGCGCGACGCCCTCGAACGTTACCTGCGCGCGTGA
- a CDS encoding SIS domain-containing protein — MARAKGSADGPLERQAKAALAEAARASARLARVNGPAVAAAAEALMACFENGGTVYFCGNGGSAADAQHLAAEFAGRYLVDRPGLPAVALTTNSSAVTAIGNDYGYADVFARQLEGLGSPGDVLVAITTSGGSESVRRAVRAAGALGMTTIGMTGAKGAAFAASCDIALVSPHASTPHIQEGHITMGHAFCLLVEQAMFGAGTMAGGPRRRPRAKRGGAPRAAAAKPAKRAKGGRR, encoded by the coding sequence ATGGCCAGGGCGAAGGGAAGCGCGGACGGGCCGCTCGAGCGGCAGGCGAAGGCGGCGCTGGCCGAGGCGGCGCGCGCCTCGGCGCGCCTGGCGCGCGTCAACGGACCCGCGGTCGCGGCGGCGGCCGAAGCGCTGATGGCGTGCTTCGAGAACGGCGGCACCGTGTACTTCTGCGGCAACGGCGGCAGCGCCGCCGACGCCCAGCACCTCGCGGCCGAGTTCGCCGGCCGCTACCTGGTGGACCGGCCGGGCCTGCCGGCGGTCGCGCTCACCACCAACAGTTCGGCGGTCACGGCGATCGGAAACGACTACGGCTACGCGGACGTCTTCGCGCGCCAGCTCGAGGGCCTCGGCTCGCCCGGCGACGTGCTGGTGGCGATCACCACGAGCGGCGGCTCCGAGAGCGTGCGGCGCGCGGTGCGCGCGGCCGGCGCGCTCGGCATGACCACGATCGGCATGACCGGCGCGAAGGGCGCGGCGTTCGCGGCGTCGTGCGACATCGCACTGGTTTCGCCGCACGCCTCGACGCCGCACATCCAGGAAGGCCACATCACCATGGGGCACGCCTTCTGCCTGCTCGTCGAGCAGGCGATGTTCGGCGCAGGCACGATGGCGGGCGGGCCGCGCCGGCGGCCGCGCGCGAAGCGCGGGGGCGCGCCGCGGGCGGCGGCCGCGAAGCCGGCGAAGCGCGCCAAGGGCGGCCGGCGGTGA
- a CDS encoding decaprenyl-phosphate phosphoribosyltransferase, which produces MMLAAIEALRPKQWTKNLLLFVGVVFSQHLREPQLLMRAAGGFLAFSLLAGSVYVLNDLRDVEADRRHPKKSRRPIASGRLPVAVARAMLPLLWVAVAALAGWLGTSFAWVAAIYLASNLAYSYGLKHKVILDVFVIALGFVLRAIAGVELLRPVVPDTVLSPWLMVCTFFGALFLATSKRRREIVNAGAHAVEQRAVLRTYTPELLDVMLTVSAATTLMAYALYTIWPATVGKFHTEALLFTVPFVAFGVFRYLFLVRVSETSEDPSVVLLTDRPIQVTVASFLVVAVWILYGRP; this is translated from the coding sequence GTGATGCTCGCCGCGATCGAGGCGCTGCGTCCGAAGCAGTGGACGAAGAACCTGCTGCTGTTCGTGGGCGTCGTCTTTTCGCAGCATCTGCGCGAGCCGCAGCTGCTGATGCGCGCCGCCGGAGGTTTCCTCGCGTTCTCGCTGCTCGCCGGCTCCGTCTACGTGCTCAACGACCTGCGTGACGTCGAGGCCGACCGCCGTCACCCGAAGAAGTCGCGCCGGCCGATCGCCTCCGGGCGGCTGCCGGTCGCCGTGGCGCGCGCGATGCTGCCGCTGCTATGGGTGGCGGTCGCCGCGCTCGCCGGGTGGCTCGGGACGTCCTTCGCGTGGGTCGCCGCGATCTACCTGGCGAGCAATCTCGCGTACAGCTACGGGCTCAAGCACAAGGTGATCCTCGACGTGTTCGTGATCGCGCTCGGCTTCGTGCTGCGCGCGATCGCGGGCGTCGAGCTGCTGCGCCCGGTGGTGCCCGACACCGTGCTCTCGCCCTGGCTCATGGTCTGCACGTTCTTCGGGGCGCTGTTCCTGGCGACGAGCAAGCGGCGGCGCGAGATCGTCAACGCCGGGGCGCACGCGGTCGAGCAGCGCGCGGTGCTGCGGACGTACACCCCCGAACTGCTCGACGTGATGCTCACGGTGTCGGCGGCGACGACGCTCATGGCGTACGCGCTCTACACGATCTGGCCGGCGACGGTCGGGAAGTTCCACACCGAGGCGCTCCTGTTCACGGTCCCGTTCGTCGCCTTCGGGGTGTTCCGCTACCTGTTCCTCGTGCGCGTCTCCGAGACGAGCGAGGACCCGTCCGTGGTGCTGCTCACCGACCGGCCGATCCAGGTCACCGTCGCGTCGTTCCTGGTGGTCGCGGTCTGGATTCTCTACGGCCGGCCGTGA
- a CDS encoding 4-(cytidine 5'-diphospho)-2-C-methyl-D-erythritol kinase, whose translation MSPVRGIRRGAARPAKRVTVTAHAKLNLGLRVGPPRADGFHDLVTVFQSVSLADTLIAERTGRGYSLVVRHEEAALRGTQGRAARTGVPGGGDNLVLRGARLAAGRLGLKGGARFTLVKRIPARAGMGGGSADGAAAIAAMLALHGVPLRREGRIRLAAELGSDVPFAITGGTALGLGRGEVLRPLRRTRPLRALVVVPAWRVSTADAFRRLDGTKYGLTAWKRLLRLAASLGREQVTAFERMRLGNDFEKVLGQRRHDFEGLRTRMRRAGLLDPHLTGSGSGVFGFVPEGVSVREIAGRFPGPEPIYQVRSVGRGLRLIAKR comes from the coding sequence GTGAGCCCGGTGCGCGGCATCCGCCGCGGCGCGGCGCGGCCGGCGAAGCGCGTCACCGTCACCGCGCACGCCAAGCTGAACCTCGGGCTGCGCGTCGGCCCGCCGCGTGCGGACGGCTTCCATGACCTGGTCACGGTGTTCCAGTCCGTCTCGCTCGCCGACACGCTGATCGCCGAGCGCACGGGCCGCGGCTACTCGCTCGTCGTTCGCCACGAGGAGGCGGCGCTGCGCGGGACGCAGGGTCGAGCGGCCCGAACCGGCGTCCCCGGCGGCGGGGACAACCTCGTCCTGCGGGGAGCGCGGCTGGCCGCGGGCCGGCTCGGCCTGAAGGGCGGGGCGCGCTTCACCCTGGTCAAGCGCATCCCGGCAAGGGCGGGCATGGGTGGCGGCAGCGCCGACGGCGCGGCGGCGATCGCGGCGATGCTCGCCCTGCATGGCGTGCCCCTTCGCCGTGAGGGACGTATTCGCCTGGCGGCGGAGCTGGGCTCGGATGTCCCCTTCGCGATCACCGGAGGAACGGCGCTCGGGCTCGGCCGGGGCGAGGTCCTGCGCCCGCTGCGCCGGACGCGCCCGCTCCGCGCGTTGGTGGTCGTGCCGGCGTGGCGGGTGTCCACCGCGGACGCCTTTCGCCGACTGGATGGGACCAAATATGGCTTGACAGCTTGGAAACGCCTTCTAAGATTGGCGGCAAGCCTTGGGCGCGAGCAAGTTACGGCATTTGAGCGCATGCGCCTGGGGAATGATTTCGAGAAAGTGTTGGGGCAGCGCCGGCATGACTTCGAAGGGCTTCGCACGCGCATGCGGCGGGCGGGGCTGCTCGATCCGCACCTGACCGGGAGCGGATCGGGGGTTTTCGGATTCGTGCCGGAAGGCGTTTCAGTCCGGGAGATTGCAGGCCGCTTCCCCGGGCCCGAGCCGATCTACCAGGTTCGATCCGTCGGAAGGGGTCTGCGGCTCATCGCGAAGCGATGA
- a CDS encoding septation protein SpoVG family protein yields MVEITEVRVSLRNDEKLKAFVSITLNNSFVVRGLKIIRGNRELFVAMPSRKRPDGQHQDLAHPINDATRKYLHETVMAEYQRELANPTPHVPAENQPYSD; encoded by the coding sequence ATGGTCGAGATCACCGAGGTCAGGGTTTCGCTTCGGAACGACGAGAAGCTCAAGGCGTTCGTCAGCATCACGTTGAACAACTCCTTCGTGGTCCGCGGACTCAAGATCATCCGCGGCAACCGGGAGTTGTTCGTGGCGATGCCGAGCCGCAAGCGTCCGGACGGCCAGCACCAGGACCTGGCGCATCCCATCAACGACGCGACGCGCAAGTATCTGCACGAGACGGTCATGGCCGAGTACCAGCGCGAACTCGCCAACCCGACGCCGCACGTGCCCGCGGAGAACCAGCCCTACTCCGACTGA
- a CDS encoding ribose-phosphate pyrophosphokinase, whose translation MDPCRVFAGSASRRLAKAICEKLKVPLGDVELGRFEDGEVSVRFNENIRGADVFVVQSTNAPADHLMELLVMLDAAKRASARRVTAVLPYFGYARQDRKDQPRAPITAKLVANLITVAGADRALTMDLHSAQIQGFFDIPLDHLYAAPVLIDHFERMALPNLVVVAPDIGSVKMARAYAKRLGAELALVDKRRPKADSVEVMNIIGDVQGKNIVMFDDVVTTARTLCQAAHAMRKQGARDIYAGVTHGVFCPGAFERIADSPIKEVVVSDTLNHEPGSLPSQVRELSVAGLLGEAVQRIHEERSLSSLFV comes from the coding sequence GTGGATCCCTGCCGCGTTTTCGCGGGAAGCGCCAGTCGGCGACTGGCGAAGGCCATCTGCGAAAAGCTGAAGGTTCCGCTCGGTGACGTCGAACTGGGGCGCTTCGAGGACGGCGAGGTCTCGGTGCGCTTCAACGAGAACATCCGCGGAGCCGACGTGTTCGTCGTGCAGTCCACGAACGCGCCGGCGGATCACCTCATGGAACTGCTGGTCATGCTCGACGCGGCCAAGCGCGCCTCCGCGCGCCGCGTCACCGCCGTGCTGCCCTACTTCGGCTACGCGCGCCAGGACCGCAAGGACCAGCCGCGCGCGCCCATCACCGCCAAGCTGGTCGCCAACCTGATCACCGTCGCCGGCGCCGACCGGGCGCTGACCATGGACCTGCACAGCGCTCAGATCCAGGGCTTCTTCGACATCCCGCTCGACCACCTGTACGCGGCCCCCGTGCTGATCGACCACTTCGAGCGCATGGCGCTGCCCAACCTGGTCGTGGTCGCGCCCGACATCGGCAGCGTGAAGATGGCGCGCGCGTACGCCAAGCGCCTCGGCGCCGAGCTGGCGCTGGTGGACAAGCGCCGGCCGAAGGCCGACTCGGTCGAGGTCATGAACATCATCGGCGACGTGCAGGGCAAGAACATCGTCATGTTCGACGACGTCGTCACCACGGCGCGCACGCTGTGCCAGGCCGCGCACGCGATGCGCAAGCAGGGCGCGCGCGACATCTACGCGGGGGTCACGCACGGCGTGTTCTGCCCGGGCGCGTTCGAGCGCATCGCCGACTCGCCCATCAAGGAGGTCGTGGTCAGCGACACGCTGAACCACGAACCCGGCTCGCTGCCGTCCCAGGTCCGCGAACTGTCGGTCGCGGGCCTGCTGGGCGAGGCGGTCCAGCGCATTCACGAGGAACGTTCGCTGAGCTCGCTGTTCGTCTGA
- a CDS encoding 50S ribosomal protein L25, producing the protein MAVIQLSGKRREVIGKGGARRARAAGQIPGVIYGHGEQPIAVMVDGREFSTAMRAHKGGNAIVNLKVDGGEFTALVRDAQIDPLSRALVHLDFQHISLTETIEVEVVVHPVGLAIGVKDGGGILEVITRQVEVRCLPTAIPASIDVDVTALNIGESLHVRDLKAEGFEILTDPSTTLLTVVAPTVEEAPAPAEGEVAATATGPAEPEVVGAKGKKEEGEGEKEKK; encoded by the coding sequence ATGGCGGTCATTCAGCTGAGCGGCAAGCGCCGCGAGGTCATCGGCAAGGGCGGCGCCCGTCGGGCGCGCGCGGCCGGGCAGATCCCGGGCGTCATCTACGGACACGGCGAGCAGCCGATCGCGGTCATGGTGGACGGCCGCGAGTTCTCGACGGCGATGCGCGCCCACAAGGGCGGCAACGCGATCGTGAATCTCAAGGTGGACGGCGGCGAGTTCACGGCGCTGGTGCGCGACGCGCAGATCGATCCGCTGTCGCGCGCGCTCGTGCACCTCGACTTCCAGCACATCTCGCTCACCGAGACGATCGAGGTCGAGGTCGTGGTGCACCCGGTCGGCCTGGCGATCGGCGTCAAGGACGGCGGCGGCATCCTCGAGGTGATCACCCGCCAGGTCGAGGTGCGCTGCCTGCCGACGGCGATTCCCGCGTCCATTGACGTGGACGTCACCGCGCTCAACATCGGCGAGTCGTTGCACGTGCGCGACCTGAAGGCCGAAGGCTTCGAAATCCTGACGGACCCCTCGACGACGCTGCTGACGGTCGTCGCGCCGACCGTCGAGGAGGCGCCGGCGCCGGCGGAGGGCGAAGTCGCCGCGACCGCGACGGGTCCGGCGGAGCCCGAAGTCGTGGGCGCCAAGGGCAAGAAGGAAGAGGGCGAAGGCGAGAAGGAGAAGAAGTAA